A window of the Helianthus annuus cultivar XRQ/B chromosome 4, HanXRQr2.0-SUNRISE, whole genome shotgun sequence genome harbors these coding sequences:
- the LOC110934082 gene encoding extensin-like, producing the protein MDQYYQPPATYAMPPLYSAALTAALSTPPHQPVIMPAGVMNAPVTPGNQAYFPGYYYTPPYGYMPPYNNQTYSPQMTAQSYAQQPYAAYMPPWLTFPAPQPTYGQFPPTAEPVYDRGNP; encoded by the coding sequence ATGGATCAATACTATCAGCCGCCGGCTACATACGCCATGCCGCCGCTATACTCGGCGGCACTAACTGCAGCATTGTCCACGCCACCCCATCAGCCAGTAATCATGCCTGCTGGAGTTATGAATGCCCCGGTCACACCTGGAAACCAAGCTTACTTTCCAGGATATTACTATACTCCTCCTTATGGGTACATGCCTCCATACAACAACCAAACGTATTCACCTCAGATGACAGCACAGAGCTATGCCCAGCAGCCATACGCGGCTTACATGCCGCCTTGGTTGACTTTCCCGGCACCACAACCAACTTACGGTCAATTCCCACCTACGGCGGAGCCTGTTTACGACAGAGGAAACCCATAA